One window of Bacteroidota bacterium genomic DNA carries:
- a CDS encoding glycosyltransferase family 4 protein: MRIFIICNKSPFPPLEGGPIAMNAIIQGLLRAGHQLKVLAINTNKYFIHPDDIPADYKNKINLEMVYIDLSVKPFSALINLLASRSYHIQRFITTEVKEKLIQILQNNEFDIVHLETLYVAPYVDLIRTCSNAKVVLRTHNIEHLIWKRIADNCRNPLKKIYLKYLYRTLKTFELTALKKFDGIASITGTDADFFRSVVSQVPVVNVPFGVNTGDYILNPEIIPEIPSLFHIGSMNWIPNVEGIKWFLDNVWPEIHKEFPDLKFYLAGRMMPEWLIHSQYPNVIVVGEVENALTFMQSKWIMIVPLFSGSGIRIKIIEAMTVEKTVISTSIGAEGINCKDGENILIADTPVLFAEAIRTCMHDQSRCHNIGGKARLLIEKEHDNDRIILSLTDLYIKISLA; the protein is encoded by the coding sequence ATGAGGATATTTATTATCTGTAATAAATCGCCTTTCCCACCCCTTGAAGGTGGTCCCATTGCGATGAATGCGATTATCCAGGGACTCCTCAGGGCAGGCCACCAGCTAAAAGTTCTGGCCATCAACACAAATAAATATTTTATTCACCCCGACGACATTCCTGCAGATTACAAGAATAAAATCAACCTGGAGATGGTTTATATCGACCTCTCTGTTAAACCTTTCAGCGCATTAATTAATCTCCTCGCTTCCCGGTCATATCATATTCAGCGTTTTATTACCACTGAAGTAAAGGAAAAACTTATTCAGATCCTGCAAAACAATGAATTCGACATCGTTCACCTTGAAACCCTGTACGTCGCACCTTATGTCGATTTGATCAGAACCTGTTCTAACGCAAAAGTTGTCCTGCGTACCCATAATATTGAACATCTTATCTGGAAACGTATAGCTGACAATTGCAGGAATCCACTGAAAAAAATTTATCTGAAATATCTTTACAGAACCCTTAAAACATTCGAGCTGACTGCATTAAAAAAATTCGATGGTATTGCATCCATAACAGGTACTGACGCCGACTTCTTCAGATCTGTCGTTTCACAAGTTCCGGTTGTGAATGTTCCATTTGGGGTGAATACCGGCGATTATATCCTTAATCCTGAGATAATACCGGAAATCCCTTCACTTTTCCATATCGGCTCAATGAACTGGATACCCAACGTGGAAGGTATTAAATGGTTCCTCGATAATGTCTGGCCTGAAATACATAAGGAGTTTCCGGATCTGAAATTTTATCTTGCAGGAAGAATGATGCCTGAATGGCTCATCCATTCCCAATATCCAAATGTAATCGTCGTTGGAGAAGTAGAAAATGCGCTCACCTTCATGCAATCAAAATGGATTATGATCGTCCCGTTGTTTTCAGGCAGCGGTATAAGGATAAAAATCATTGAAGCGATGACTGTTGAAAAAACCGTCATATCAACCTCCATTGGAGCTGAGGGAATAAACTGTAAGGATGGTGAAAATATCCTGATCGCTGATACACCTGTACTGTTCGCGGAGGCCATAAGGACATGCATGCATGATCAGTCCCGATGCCATAATATTGGGGGAAAAGCCCGGTTACTGATTGAAAAAGAGCATGATAATGACCGCATCATCCTGAGTTTAACCGATCTGTATATCAAAATATCCCTCGCCTGA
- a CDS encoding LptF/LptG family permease, whose translation MKKIYLLIIKSFLGPFVMTFFISVFILLMQFLWKWVDELVGKGLEWNILAELLFYASATFVPVALPLAILLSSLMTFGNLGENNELVAVKAAGISLKKVMMPLVFLSLLTGLCGFLFSNYALPVANLKFRSILFDVRQQKLAFNIKEGIYYSGIDGYVIRVGKKEKDEKTIRNVMIYDHTGKMGNSNLTVADSGRMEMTPDDKFLILTLYNGANFDEKLDRSNVEKMTMRRTSFAEEQRRFDLSAFALTRTNEDLFKNHYQMLNIRQLKKAVDSLRRETDLRKQEFSKSFLANYIYYRSYDDSSARSLPDTARGLKTNFLSNFTEKEKLKIIETAMNVSRNIKVNIGTEKEYLSGRTKLIASHEIEWHRKFTLSFACVILFFIGAPLGAIIRKGGLGLPMVVSVFFFVMYHILSTTGFKYAREGVMTALQGMWLASAIYLPIGILLTIKATSDSPIFDLDSWKKFINRLIFFRKRT comes from the coding sequence TTGAAAAAGATCTATCTTCTCATCATCAAATCCTTTCTGGGTCCCTTTGTCATGACCTTTTTCATTTCCGTATTCATCCTTCTGATGCAGTTTCTCTGGAAATGGGTGGATGAGCTGGTAGGAAAAGGGCTGGAATGGAATATCCTCGCCGAACTTCTTTTTTATGCCTCTGCCACTTTCGTACCGGTAGCCCTGCCATTGGCTATCCTCCTTTCATCACTGATGACCTTCGGTAATCTTGGCGAAAACAATGAACTCGTTGCCGTAAAAGCTGCCGGTATTTCCCTGAAGAAGGTAATGATGCCACTGGTTTTTCTTTCGCTGCTGACAGGTTTGTGTGGCTTCCTTTTTTCCAATTATGCCCTGCCGGTTGCCAATCTGAAATTCCGCAGTATCCTTTTTGATGTCAGGCAACAAAAACTGGCATTCAACATCAAGGAAGGTATTTATTACAGTGGTATTGATGGTTATGTTATACGTGTTGGAAAAAAAGAAAAGGATGAGAAAACGATTCGCAATGTCATGATATACGATCATACCGGTAAAATGGGAAATTCAAACCTGACTGTTGCCGATTCAGGCAGGATGGAGATGACACCTGATGACAAATTCCTGATTCTCACCTTATACAACGGTGCCAATTTCGATGAAAAACTCGACCGTTCCAACGTGGAAAAAATGACCATGCGCCGAACTTCCTTTGCCGAAGAACAACGTCGTTTTGACTTGTCAGCCTTCGCTCTGACACGTACCAATGAAGATCTTTTCAAGAACCATTACCAGATGCTGAACATACGGCAGCTGAAAAAAGCCGTAGACTCCCTGCGGCGTGAAACCGACCTGCGGAAACAAGAATTCAGCAAATCATTTCTTGCTAATTACATATATTACAGATCATATGACGATTCATCGGCCAGATCCTTACCCGACACAGCCCGTGGACTAAAGACAAATTTTCTGTCCAATTTTACGGAAAAAGAAAAACTGAAGATCATTGAAACAGCAATGAACGTCTCCAGGAATATTAAAGTCAATATTGGTACAGAAAAGGAATATCTCAGTGGAAGGACCAAATTAATAGCATCGCATGAAATTGAATGGCACCGGAAATTTACACTTTCATTTGCTTGTGTCATTCTTTTTTTTATTGGCGCCCCGCTGGGAGCGATAATTCGAAAAGGAGGCCTGGGATTGCCCATGGTGGTCTCCGTGTTCTTTTTTGTCATGTATCATATCCTGTCAACAACCGGATTTAAATATGCCAGAGAAGGCGTAATGACTGCTCTGCAGGGCATGTGGCTGGCCTCTGCCATCTACCTTCCTATTGGCATCCTGCTTACTATTAAAGCAACCAGCGATTCCCCAATCTTTGATTTAGACTCCTGGAAAAAATTTATCAATCGATTGATTTTCTTTAGAAAAAGAACATAA